The following proteins come from a genomic window of Paenibacillus swuensis:
- a CDS encoding methionine ABC transporter permease, with product MNAFLTDLQTYFPEIVKAMQETLLMVSISVASAVAFGLPIGILLYLTSRGHLLSNNLLHNSVNYIVNTVRSFPFIILLVALIPLTRLIVGTTIGPLAASVSMSIAAIPFFARLVEQSLREVPKGIVEAAVAAGASPWHIVTKVMLSESRSGLVSGLTVTTISFISYSAMAGAVGGGGIGDLAVRYGYYRFETSVMIICIVILVVMVQLVQWLGNRIAKTLDKRG from the coding sequence ATGAACGCGTTTCTGACCGACTTGCAAACGTATTTCCCCGAAATCGTGAAAGCGATGCAGGAAACACTCCTGATGGTTTCCATTTCGGTGGCTTCCGCCGTGGCGTTCGGATTGCCAATCGGCATTCTGTTGTACCTGACGTCGCGGGGGCACCTGCTGTCTAACAACCTTTTGCACAACAGCGTCAATTATATCGTCAATACGGTTCGTTCTTTTCCGTTCATTATTTTGCTGGTGGCACTCATTCCGTTAACCCGGTTGATTGTCGGAACGACGATCGGACCTCTGGCCGCCTCCGTTTCCATGTCCATAGCCGCCATCCCGTTCTTCGCCCGTTTAGTTGAGCAAAGCTTGCGCGAAGTGCCTAAAGGCATTGTGGAAGCCGCTGTGGCAGCCGGAGCTTCACCGTGGCACATTGTCACCAAAGTAATGTTGTCGGAGTCCAGATCCGGCTTGGTATCCGGGTTAACCGTAACGACCATCTCATTCATATCCTATTCCGCAATGGCTGGCGCTGTCGGGGGCGGAGGCATCGGGGATTTGGCGGTGCGGTACGGGTATTATCGTTTTGAAACGAGTGTCATGATCATTTGTATCGTCATTCTTGTGGTGATGGTTCAATTGGTGCAGTGGCTCGGGAATCGAATCGCAAAGACGTTGGACAAGCGGGGTTAA
- a CDS encoding MetQ/NlpA family ABC transporter substrate-binding protein, with amino-acid sequence MLNKNIRKTALALLMVMIIGVLAACGNSSETADDKKELKIGFFPGPYADQFKRSIQPILEAKGYKLESVEFTNALQPNTALSDGTIDANIFQHTAFLESYKEQQGVDDLTGLVKIPSAPAGVYSDKFKSLDELKDGAHIGLPNDPSNMARSLILLEKAGILKLKGEADPLTASEKDIAENPKNVKIVPLDAPQLPRALGDVDYAVIPGNTIISASKSLSDSLLLEEPAEDLQIIVAVKEGNKDKTYLKDLAAAYQSPEFKKFIETDEKAKGFSKPEYMK; translated from the coding sequence ATGTTGAACAAAAACATTAGAAAAACCGCGCTGGCACTATTGATGGTCATGATCATCGGGGTGCTGGCGGCATGTGGGAACAGCAGTGAGACGGCGGATGACAAAAAAGAGCTGAAAATCGGATTTTTCCCGGGACCTTATGCCGATCAATTCAAACGCTCCATTCAGCCGATCCTGGAAGCCAAAGGGTACAAGCTGGAATCCGTGGAATTCACGAATGCCCTGCAACCGAACACGGCCTTGTCGGACGGGACGATTGACGCGAATATTTTTCAACATACGGCATTTCTGGAATCTTACAAGGAGCAGCAAGGCGTTGACGATTTAACGGGTTTGGTGAAGATCCCTTCAGCGCCTGCAGGTGTTTACTCCGATAAGTTCAAGAGCTTGGACGAGCTGAAAGACGGCGCGCACATCGGTTTGCCGAATGATCCGTCCAATATGGCCCGTTCCCTGATTTTGCTTGAAAAAGCCGGCATTCTGAAATTAAAAGGCGAAGCGGATCCGCTAACCGCGTCCGAAAAAGATATTGCCGAGAATCCGAAGAATGTGAAAATTGTTCCGTTGGATGCTCCGCAATTACCTCGCGCACTGGGCGATGTGGATTACGCCGTGATACCGGGTAACACCATCATTTCCGCAAGCAAATCCCTGTCCGATTCGTTGCTGCTCGAAGAACCAGCGGAAGATTTACAGATTATCGTGGCTGTGAAGGAAGGCAACAAAGACAAGACGTACCTGAAAGATCTGGCCGCGGCTTACCAGTCCCCTGAGTTCAAGAAATTCATTGAGACGGATGAGAAAGCCAAAGGTTTTTCGAAGCCAGAGTATATGAAGTAA
- a CDS encoding deoxyguanosinetriphosphate triphosphohydrolase family protein, with product MDLRKLRLDEPSLSPSSEERDEVERDYARLIQSPAFRRLQGKSQVFGAGTGDYYRTRLTHSLEVSQIAREVARRMGMQYPFIQAKEHPGLMMDPSVVECAALAHDLGHPPFGHKGEEVLDQILKTEHGLAFEGNAQNFRILMFLEKRAGSDYGLDLTAAVLLAVNKYPYSLEEPGRLKGVYGVEWEGIRYLRDQWKMPEGCSTLEAQLMDLSDDIAYSTHDIEDGIRAGKIQMNRTFFENDRLVELVVLEIINDRGNLLGEWDEVNIPAMVKRVLMDYLSQWETIYAENHQESSRTRREMKARWVSTFAGRVGIIDDASNGWKRVTFVKEGKHDIELLRTMEILKKLAWVTLIKDFRVQRLQKRSEIMIRQLWDSFKVEEQGRMIIPPDWIGRYDRNKANWSWPRFVADYVAGMTDAYAEKVYGELFASKTGSIYEMD from the coding sequence ATGGACTTACGCAAGCTTCGGTTGGATGAACCCTCCTTAAGTCCGTCCAGTGAGGAACGGGACGAAGTGGAGCGGGATTACGCGCGATTGATTCAGTCCCCGGCGTTTCGCCGTTTGCAAGGCAAATCTCAAGTATTCGGCGCCGGAACCGGCGACTATTACCGGACACGTCTGACGCATTCCTTGGAAGTGTCGCAGATCGCCCGCGAAGTGGCGCGTCGGATGGGGATGCAATATCCGTTCATACAAGCCAAGGAGCATCCCGGTCTCATGATGGATCCCTCTGTGGTGGAGTGCGCCGCGTTGGCACATGATCTAGGCCATCCGCCTTTCGGACACAAGGGCGAAGAGGTGCTGGACCAGATTCTGAAAACGGAGCATGGGTTAGCTTTTGAAGGAAACGCCCAGAATTTCAGGATCTTGATGTTCCTCGAGAAACGGGCGGGCAGCGACTATGGTTTGGATCTGACGGCGGCGGTGCTGCTGGCGGTGAATAAATATCCGTATTCTTTGGAAGAACCGGGACGTCTTAAAGGGGTGTACGGTGTGGAATGGGAAGGCATCCGTTATTTGAGGGACCAGTGGAAGATGCCGGAGGGCTGCTCTACCCTTGAAGCGCAGCTTATGGATCTCAGCGATGACATCGCCTACTCCACCCATGATATTGAAGACGGCATTCGCGCAGGCAAAATCCAGATGAACCGCACCTTCTTCGAAAACGACCGCTTGGTCGAGCTGGTGGTTCTAGAGATTATCAATGACCGGGGAAATTTGCTGGGTGAATGGGATGAGGTTAATATTCCGGCGATGGTCAAGCGGGTGCTGATGGATTATTTGAGCCAATGGGAAACGATTTACGCCGAGAATCATCAAGAGTCCTCGCGTACCCGCAGAGAGATGAAGGCGCGATGGGTAAGCACGTTCGCGGGCAGAGTCGGGATTATCGATGATGCATCCAACGGATGGAAACGCGTTACGTTCGTGAAGGAAGGCAAACATGATATTGAGCTGTTGCGGACAATGGAGATTCTGAAGAAACTTGCTTGGGTGACGTTGATCAAGGACTTTCGCGTACAGCGGCTGCAGAAGCGCAGTGAGATTATGATCCGGCAGCTATGGGACAGCTTTAAAGTGGAAGAGCAAGGCCGGATGATCATCCCGCCGGACTGGATCGGACGATATGACCGGAACAAAGCGAACTGGAGCTGGCCGCGTTTCGTAGCGGATTATGTAGCGGGAATGACGGATGCCTACGCGGAGAAAGTGTACGGGGAATTGTTCGCGAGCAAGACCGGATCGATTTACGAGATGGATTAG
- a CDS encoding futalosine hydrolase: MNRSEVKIDPNYIKRDRILIVTAVEAEREALLRGLGRKQDDRRSEDATGAAETDNRNSLDAAGAGRVHVIAGGVGPAAAAASTSAALATAGGAYAAVISAGIGGGFAGQAEIGSLVLASEIVCADLGAEAPPQDFVSIDQLGFGTASYTADAPLTARLAEALRAAGLPLAAGPVLTVSTVTGTAETAARLAQRVPGATAEAMEGFGVAAAAQLHGVPVVELRAVSNAVGLRDRGAWRIKEALAALEAAGAVLAEVFEHECDE; encoded by the coding sequence TTGAATCGATCTGAGGTCAAAATAGACCCTAATTACATAAAACGAGATCGGATCCTCATCGTCACCGCGGTCGAAGCGGAGCGCGAAGCGCTGCTGCGGGGGTTGGGGCGGAAGCAAGACGACAGACGGTCCGAGGATGCTACGGGAGCGGCCGAGACTGATAACAGAAACTCACTGGATGCTGCGGGCGCGGGGCGCGTGCATGTCATTGCAGGCGGCGTCGGTCCCGCAGCCGCCGCCGCGAGCACTTCGGCGGCACTGGCGACAGCCGGCGGCGCATATGCTGCAGTGATATCCGCAGGCATCGGCGGCGGCTTCGCCGGTCAGGCGGAGATCGGCTCGCTGGTCCTCGCCAGCGAGATCGTCTGCGCCGACCTCGGCGCGGAGGCGCCGCCGCAAGACTTCGTCAGCATCGACCAGCTGGGGTTCGGCACCGCGAGCTACACCGCGGATGCCCCGTTGACGGCACGCCTGGCGGAAGCGCTTCGCGCCGCCGGGCTGCCGCTTGCCGCGGGTCCCGTGCTCACGGTGTCCACCGTGACCGGGACCGCGGAAACCGCGGCACGCTTAGCGCAGCGCGTGCCGGGGGCGACCGCCGAAGCCATGGAAGGCTTCGGGGTCGCCGCGGCGGCGCAGCTCCACGGGGTTCCCGTGGTGGAGCTGCGCGCCGTAAGCAACGCCGTAGGCCTGCGCGATCGCGGGGCTTGGCGCATCAAAGAGGCCCTGGCAGCGTTGGAAGCTGCCGGGGCCGTATTAGCGGAGGTGTTCGAGCATGAATGCGACGAATAA
- a CDS encoding 1,4-dihydroxy-6-naphthoate synthase produces the protein MNATNNDNYRSTLVEPNRNQSSQDKLSIAYSPCPNDTFVFHALAHGLIPGAPELDVTYADIDITNGLAAKGTGPDVLKISYAALPWAMKDYALLPCGGALGRGCGPLVLTKPDAAMEGSQAVSGRATSAKGTAPNPASLAGRRVAVPSERSTAYLLFRLWAAQNVPGDALDIVVLPFHEIMPAVRDGLVDAGLVIHEARFTYPSYGLQMMADLGQWWESDTGLPIPLGAIIARRSLDTATLARQIRASVEYAWSRPEASRDYVMAHAQEMDPGVARQHIDLYVNAFTADLGDDGYAAVHALLGRAMHEGLVPKFDLATLRT, from the coding sequence ATGAATGCGACGAATAACGATAACTACCGTTCAACCTTGGTTGAACCAAACCGTAACCAGAGTTCACAAGACAAACTCAGTATCGCTTACTCACCATGTCCCAACGACACTTTCGTGTTTCACGCCCTAGCTCATGGACTCATTCCAGGTGCGCCAGAGTTGGACGTTACATATGCGGACATTGATATCACGAACGGTCTTGCGGCTAAAGGTACCGGACCCGATGTGCTCAAAATCTCCTACGCCGCCTTACCTTGGGCGATGAAGGATTACGCGCTCCTGCCATGCGGAGGAGCGCTCGGACGGGGGTGCGGACCGCTGGTGTTGACGAAACCCGATGCCGCAATGGAAGGCTCCCAGGCTGTTTCAGGCCGCGCAACATCCGCCAAGGGCACAGCCCCCAACCCCGCATCCCTTGCCGGACGTCGGGTAGCGGTGCCAAGCGAGCGTTCCACCGCCTACCTGCTCTTCCGGCTATGGGCCGCGCAAAACGTCCCGGGGGACGCGCTAGACATCGTGGTCCTGCCGTTCCACGAAATTATGCCCGCGGTCCGGGACGGCCTTGTGGACGCGGGCCTCGTCATTCACGAGGCCCGCTTCACCTACCCGAGCTACGGGCTCCAGATGATGGCGGATCTCGGGCAATGGTGGGAGTCCGATACCGGCCTCCCCATTCCCCTGGGCGCCATCATCGCCCGCCGCTCGCTGGACACCGCGACCTTGGCGCGTCAAATTCGCGCCTCCGTCGAATACGCTTGGTCGCGCCCCGAGGCCTCGCGCGACTATGTGATGGCGCACGCGCAGGAAATGGATCCTGGCGTCGCCAGACAACACATTGATCTGTACGTGAACGCCTTCACGGCCGATCTTGGCGATGACGGCTACGCCGCGGTTCACGCGCTGCTAGGCCGCGCGATGCATGAAGGTCTTGTGCCAAAGTTCGATTTGGCGACCCTTCGAACCTAA
- a CDS encoding SWIM zinc finger family protein yields MNDLQWTRMIQDVANQFDDLTLKRGFNYYKQNRVEELSLEDAQLVHSTVHGTEDYEVTIDLEHLYESECSCPVSSSCKHIAATLMEYASRQERPVTQLANAQVEARLQRAKASLLTQTPARKAAKQKLTELTARADSLSLDEWHELFELSTGHLHLSIGGLHYMDQALKTVQSLRLNIPKPLKPLFEMHLYLYMLNKIIDYRGQQRNVYFVYGGTYTDQAVSELLQVIIDKWLEAAASLTAPEHTDLLRQTVARIRERMLAEPAEMRHYLRLYTQLWMASASGPTEKSEASRASESLLELELGEATEVAANANQLLTKLDPAAELLELEKLHETALDRASAPPSPSGLAYAQATLLFLSGRDEEFLSLLNQAADYKFPMDMVLAFPRQAEASGNWERLEVMLPGLTSFFAGKRRVDWQEYMSLWDRLTEHKPEAAERMWHILTTNLPHSRGIYEDMLYKHGQWKIWIELQLVNGRDPLDFRVSDLQPIEKAAPEMLLPFFHQSVERYVAVKNRDGYKSAVKLLKRLSKLYKKMKMTPRFETYMASFIVRYQRLRALQEELRKGKLAE; encoded by the coding sequence ATGAACGATCTACAATGGACCCGAATGATTCAGGATGTTGCCAACCAGTTCGACGACCTGACCCTCAAGCGGGGATTTAACTACTATAAGCAAAATCGTGTCGAAGAACTCAGCCTCGAAGACGCTCAATTAGTCCATTCCACAGTCCACGGTACGGAGGATTATGAGGTCACGATTGACCTGGAACATTTGTATGAGAGCGAATGCTCCTGCCCGGTTTCCAGCAGTTGCAAGCACATCGCAGCTACCTTGATGGAGTACGCCTCCAGACAGGAACGGCCCGTGACGCAGTTGGCCAACGCCCAGGTGGAAGCCCGGCTCCAGCGCGCCAAAGCTTCCCTGCTGACCCAAACTCCAGCGCGTAAAGCGGCCAAGCAGAAGCTAACCGAGTTGACGGCCAGAGCGGACAGTTTGTCTTTGGATGAATGGCATGAGCTTTTTGAGCTGAGCACAGGGCATCTTCATTTAAGCATCGGCGGTCTTCATTACATGGACCAAGCCCTCAAGACCGTCCAATCCCTTAGACTCAACATTCCCAAGCCGCTCAAACCGCTGTTTGAGATGCATTTATACCTCTATATGCTGAACAAAATCATTGACTATCGCGGGCAACAGCGCAATGTCTACTTTGTTTACGGCGGAACGTACACGGATCAAGCGGTTTCGGAGTTACTGCAGGTCATTATTGACAAATGGCTCGAAGCCGCCGCCTCCCTGACCGCTCCCGAACACACGGATTTATTGCGGCAAACGGTCGCTCGCATACGTGAACGGATGCTTGCCGAGCCGGCAGAGATGCGGCATTATCTAAGGCTTTATACGCAGCTTTGGATGGCCTCAGCTTCAGGTCCGACGGAGAAGTCAGAAGCATCGCGGGCATCGGAATCACTATTGGAATTGGAACTAGGGGAAGCGACCGAGGTAGCAGCAAATGCCAACCAGCTTCTTACCAAACTGGACCCCGCCGCGGAATTACTTGAATTGGAGAAGCTTCATGAAACCGCTCTGGATCGTGCCTCCGCGCCCCCTTCACCTTCGGGTTTGGCTTACGCTCAGGCTACTTTGCTGTTTCTGTCCGGGAGGGATGAAGAGTTCCTTTCCCTGTTAAACCAGGCAGCAGATTATAAATTCCCGATGGACATGGTACTGGCCTTCCCCAGACAAGCCGAAGCCTCCGGGAACTGGGAGCGGTTGGAGGTTATGTTGCCGGGGTTAACGTCCTTTTTTGCGGGAAAACGTCGTGTCGATTGGCAGGAATATATGTCGCTGTGGGATCGGCTTACCGAGCACAAGCCGGAGGCGGCGGAGCGCATGTGGCACATCCTCACCACCAATCTGCCTCATTCGAGAGGCATTTATGAAGATATGTTGTACAAGCACGGGCAATGGAAAATATGGATTGAACTGCAGCTTGTGAACGGACGAGATCCGCTGGATTTCCGGGTCAGCGACCTGCAGCCTATCGAGAAAGCCGCGCCGGAGATGCTGCTTCCCTTCTTTCATCAATCGGTGGAGCGTTATGTGGCGGTAAAAAATCGGGACGGGTACAAGTCGGCCGTGAAGCTTCTCAAACGATTATCCAAGTTGTACAAAAAAATGAAGATGACTCCGCGCTTCGAAACCTATATGGCCTCGTTTATCGTCAGGTATCAGCGGTTGCGCGCGTTGCAGGAAGAGCTTCGGAAAGGAAAGTTGGCGGAATGA
- a CDS encoding DEAD/DEAH box helicase, giving the protein MSTYLETIHVQLILAESGDALLWGTDDSDYTVAGWKFRQLLFAWHEESFYGTTLETRVMEDLAVTILPAEMALSFFGNPQLISPVEWAWSDDAKRVLKAAPALLRMAGTGAHHHPSYRAYLNGTLQWTWDVDAMNAEDRELLATFTDSEVDQELLAGLQAAFSAAVFERHYNNEAAAADLRREYPLLFNKPAVAADVVGTDAEGHLALEATDEAVGRMLRAAGDAGEKDWLVSIGWKPDTAPFRPALQLLEPSDEAPDWRLQLVLQDKQDVASLAPIRLHADGSAAGAWASAWTPHVRERSAGWLTRLRAALPAVAAADAGFDAEKLGDEAAWRFLTAESRRLLDAGWQVLLPAWWEAASRKKPRLRARVSADTGAVSGRDGESLFGLNALIDFDWRIAIGDADISEEEFLDLLARNERLVRFRGQWIQLDPALLGQIRKLMSSVDREQGLSFQDVLQLHLLGNADEDVAGGDEALSEERRLEQEHRVRLEVELNDHLAKLMGQLNQPEAWAKVPVPAGLRAELRSYQQDGFGWLTFLRRYGLGACLADDMGLGKTVQFIAYLLHIKESHAAYQAELASGPKAADFTPSTLAPSLLICPTSVLGNWQKELTRFAPDLRVLLHYGNRRLTGEAFHAAIAEADIVLTSYATANLDQELLQELTWTSLCLDEAQNIKNAQNKQSAAVRSLNARHRVALTGTPIENRLSELWSIYDFMNPNYLGSQRSFQNRFANAIEKNRDEQRTADLQKLIKPFMLRRKKKDPAIQLDLPDKNEMKVYVPLTAEQGAMYEQAVANLMERMQKLEGIERKGAILAALTQLKQLCDHPALLTKDVPVDGQADVRSTAASAIKAGASASQPSENVAVQLTEDTVAQHMGDLDVARAEDQVFTEAFIGRSAKLDRLLAMVKELREEGDRCLIFTQYLGMGRMLKGVLEQELAEPVMYLNGSTSKNERDRMIERFQSGDPAEPAVFILSLKAGGVGLNLTAANHVFHFDRWWNPAVENQATDRAYRMGQTRDVQVHKFISLGTLEERIDEMLENKMALSDNVISTSEGWITELSTDALKDLFTLRKEWVG; this is encoded by the coding sequence ATGAGCACCTATTTGGAAACGATTCATGTGCAGTTGATATTAGCGGAAAGCGGGGATGCACTCCTGTGGGGAACGGACGATTCCGATTATACCGTAGCCGGTTGGAAGTTCAGGCAGCTGTTATTTGCCTGGCATGAGGAGTCGTTTTACGGCACAACCTTGGAAACCCGCGTGATGGAAGATCTGGCGGTTACGATTCTTCCCGCGGAGATGGCGCTGTCCTTCTTTGGTAACCCCCAGCTCATCAGCCCGGTGGAATGGGCCTGGTCCGACGACGCCAAGCGTGTGCTGAAGGCGGCCCCCGCGTTGTTACGTATGGCGGGCACGGGAGCACATCATCATCCGAGCTATCGCGCTTATCTGAACGGGACATTGCAATGGACATGGGATGTGGACGCCATGAATGCCGAGGACCGTGAATTGCTGGCGACATTCACGGATTCGGAGGTGGATCAGGAGTTGCTTGCGGGACTACAGGCCGCTTTCTCGGCAGCGGTCTTTGAACGCCATTACAACAACGAGGCGGCCGCGGCTGATTTGCGGCGGGAGTATCCGTTGTTGTTTAACAAACCGGCTGTTGCCGCCGATGTAGTGGGCACGGATGCTGAAGGTCATTTGGCTCTCGAGGCTACAGACGAGGCCGTCGGGCGCATGCTGCGCGCGGCGGGGGATGCCGGCGAGAAGGATTGGCTCGTGTCCATCGGCTGGAAGCCGGACACCGCGCCATTCCGACCCGCGCTGCAGCTGCTCGAGCCGTCGGATGAGGCGCCGGACTGGCGTCTTCAGCTTGTCCTGCAGGACAAGCAAGACGTCGCGTCCCTTGCGCCGATCCGGCTGCACGCCGACGGCTCCGCCGCGGGCGCCTGGGCGAGCGCGTGGACGCCGCATGTGCGCGAGCGCTCCGCCGGCTGGCTGACGCGGCTTCGCGCGGCGCTGCCGGCTGTCGCCGCGGCGGACGCGGGCTTTGACGCCGAGAAGCTCGGCGATGAAGCCGCGTGGCGGTTCCTGACCGCCGAGAGCCGCAGGCTGTTGGACGCCGGCTGGCAGGTACTCCTGCCGGCTTGGTGGGAAGCCGCGAGCCGGAAGAAGCCGCGGCTTCGGGCCCGCGTCAGCGCCGACACCGGCGCCGTGTCCGGCCGGGACGGCGAGTCGCTGTTCGGGCTGAATGCGCTGATCGATTTCGATTGGCGCATAGCGATTGGCGACGCCGACATCAGCGAGGAGGAGTTCCTTGACCTCCTCGCCCGGAACGAGCGCCTGGTGCGCTTCCGCGGGCAATGGATCCAGCTGGATCCCGCCCTGCTGGGCCAGATCCGCAAGCTGATGTCCAGCGTGGACCGCGAGCAGGGGCTGTCGTTTCAGGACGTGCTCCAGCTGCATTTGCTCGGAAACGCCGACGAGGATGTTGCCGGCGGAGACGAGGCTTTGTCCGAGGAGAGGCGTCTCGAACAAGAGCATCGCGTCCGGCTCGAGGTTGAGCTGAACGACCATCTGGCGAAGCTGATGGGCCAGCTGAACCAGCCCGAGGCTTGGGCGAAGGTGCCCGTGCCTGCGGGACTGCGCGCCGAGCTGCGCTCATACCAGCAGGACGGCTTCGGCTGGCTGACGTTCTTGCGCCGTTACGGGCTCGGCGCCTGTCTTGCCGATGATATGGGCCTCGGCAAAACGGTGCAGTTTATCGCGTACCTGCTGCACATTAAAGAGAGCCATGCGGCTTATCAGGCGGAGTTGGCCTCAGGCCCCAAAGCTGCTGATTTCACTCCATCCACTTTGGCTCCTTCCCTGCTCATTTGTCCGACATCTGTTCTAGGCAACTGGCAAAAGGAACTGACCCGATTCGCCCCGGACCTTCGCGTCCTCCTGCATTACGGCAACCGCCGGTTGACGGGCGAGGCGTTTCATGCGGCAATAGCTGAGGCGGATATTGTGCTTACTTCATACGCGACAGCGAATTTGGATCAAGAGCTTCTGCAAGAGTTGACATGGACATCCCTATGTCTGGACGAAGCTCAGAACATCAAGAACGCCCAAAACAAACAATCCGCAGCCGTCCGTTCTTTAAACGCCCGACACCGCGTCGCGTTGACAGGCACACCGATTGAGAACCGGTTATCGGAGCTTTGGTCTATATATGATTTTATGAATCCGAATTATTTGGGGAGCCAGCGGTCGTTCCAGAACCGTTTTGCCAATGCGATTGAAAAGAATCGGGATGAACAGCGCACCGCGGACTTGCAGAAACTCATTAAACCTTTCATGTTGAGGCGCAAAAAGAAAGATCCCGCCATCCAGCTGGATCTTCCCGACAAGAACGAGATGAAAGTATATGTTCCGCTTACGGCGGAGCAAGGAGCGATGTATGAGCAGGCTGTGGCGAACCTGATGGAGCGGATGCAGAAGCTGGAGGGTATCGAGCGCAAAGGCGCGATTCTGGCGGCGTTAACGCAGTTGAAGCAGCTTTGCGATCATCCTGCGCTTTTGACCAAAGATGTGCCGGTGGATGGGCAAGCCGATGTTCGTTCAACGGCGGCCTCTGCGATTAAGGCAGGTGCATCTGCATCACAACCTTCAGAGAATGTTGCCGTTCAACTCACCGAGGACACAGTTGCTCAGCACATGGGGGATCTTGACGTTGCTCGCGCGGAAGATCAGGTGTTCACGGAGGCGTTCATCGGACGTTCCGCTAAACTGGACCGGCTGCTTGCCATGGTCAAGGAGCTTCGGGAGGAAGGCGATCGTTGTCTGATTTTTACCCAGTATTTAGGGATGGGACGTATGCTCAAAGGGGTATTGGAGCAAGAATTAGCGGAGCCCGTCATGTATCTGAACGGCAGCACGTCGAAGAATGAGCGTGACCGCATGATTGAAAGGTTCCAATCCGGTGATCCGGCGGAGCCCGCGGTGTTCATTCTTTCGCTTAAAGCCGGAGGAGTCGGGCTGAACCTGACCGCGGCCAACCATGTGTTCCATTTCGACCGTTGGTGGAATCCGGCGGTGGAAAATCAGGCAACGGACCGCGCTTACCGCATGGGCCAAACCCGTGATGTGCAGGTGCATAAATTCATTTCCCTGGGCACGCTGGAGGAACGCATCGACGAGATGCTCGAGAACAAAATGGCGCTCAGCGACAACGTCATCTCCACTTCCGAGGGTTGGATCACCGAGCTGTCGACGGATGCTTTGAAGGATCTGTTCACATTGCGGAAAGAGTGGGTCGGCTAA
- a CDS encoding M24 family metallopeptidase yields MQTIFETRKNQLLDYLKGQNIDATLITSPLNVYYFTGFRCNPHERFLAYAVDGRTGEETLFVPLLDVEEAKAAGYVQRVVGISDTDNAYEVLSRELGKGVTRVGLEMNSVSLSKGELILQALPGAKFEDIEEFVLSLRVCKSPEEIIKVRTSIGVIEQVMEHAVARARVGMTEAELTAELEFQMKKLGASAPAFSTIVLTGARSALPHGSPGGAAIERDGFLIIDMGVVVDGYCSDITRTFLVGEGTKEQERIYEAVLAANRAGIAAVEVGKPIGILDAAARGEITERGFGEYFPHRVGHGFGMDVHEAPSIAGNNPLPMAEGMLFTIEPGVYVPGVGGVRIEDNIYIDIHGNPQVLTSFPKELRRLGV; encoded by the coding sequence ATGCAAACGATTTTTGAAACCAGAAAGAATCAATTGCTTGACTATCTCAAGGGGCAAAATATAGACGCAACGCTAATCACCTCACCTCTTAATGTGTATTATTTTACAGGGTTCCGTTGTAATCCGCATGAGCGGTTTTTGGCTTATGCAGTGGATGGCCGGACCGGGGAAGAAACGCTGTTTGTGCCGTTACTGGATGTGGAAGAAGCGAAGGCTGCGGGATATGTTCAGCGGGTTGTAGGCATTTCCGATACGGATAATGCTTATGAAGTGTTGAGCCGCGAGCTGGGGAAAGGCGTGACTAGGGTGGGGCTGGAGATGAACAGTGTATCTTTGAGCAAGGGAGAACTGATTTTACAAGCGTTGCCCGGCGCCAAGTTTGAGGATATCGAAGAATTCGTGCTGTCGCTCAGAGTCTGCAAAAGTCCGGAGGAAATCATTAAAGTGCGTACTTCCATCGGAGTCATTGAGCAAGTCATGGAGCATGCGGTCGCACGCGCCCGGGTAGGCATGACTGAAGCTGAGCTAACAGCTGAGCTCGAGTTCCAGATGAAAAAGCTGGGGGCGTCCGCACCGGCGTTCAGTACTATTGTGCTGACGGGAGCCCGTTCTGCACTTCCGCATGGATCTCCGGGCGGGGCGGCCATCGAGCGAGACGGCTTCTTGATAATCGATATGGGCGTTGTCGTGGACGGCTATTGCTCTGATATTACCCGAACCTTCCTTGTGGGAGAGGGGACGAAGGAGCAGGAACGCATCTATGAAGCGGTGTTGGCCGCCAATCGGGCCGGAATTGCCGCGGTGGAGGTAGGTAAGCCGATCGGGATCCTGGATGCCGCCGCTAGGGGAGAAATCACAGAGCGTGGCTTCGGCGAGTACTTCCCTCATCGTGTCGGTCACGGTTTCGGCATGGATGTGCACGAAGCGCCTTCCATCGCGGGCAATAACCCATTGCCGATGGCGGAAGGCATGCTCTTCACCATTGAGCCGGGGGTGTATGTGCCGGGTGTCGGGGGCGTGCGAATTGAGGACAATATTTATATTGATATTCATGGTAACCCCCAGGTGTTGACCTCGTTCCCTAAAGAGCTGCGGCGGTTGGGTGTGTAA